Part of the Aquimarina sp. MAR_2010_214 genome is shown below.
TATCGGAATTAATGTTGGCGCATTTTTATCAAGTTTAATAGTAGGATATGTAGGAGAAGTACATGGGTGGCACTATGGGTTTGGCCTTGCAGGAATAGGAATGGCATTGGGATTATTACAATACCTATTAGGGCAAAAATACCTTGCAGGAGTAGGTAACTTTTTGGGAGCTTCTGAAAAAGAAGAAGATAAAGAAGCAATGAAAAAACCATTAACTAAGATCGAAAAAGATAGGATTGTTGTGTTGTTTATTTCATTTCTTTTAGTGATCGTTTTTTGGGGAGCTTTTGAGCAAGCGGGAGGATTAATGAATATCTATGCCAAAGAAAAAACAAACAGAATGCTAATGGGCTGGGAAGTTCCTGCTTCATGGTTTCAATCTCTAAATGCTATGTTTATAATTTTCTTAGGAACCACTATAGCTTGGTACTGGGCGAATAGAAAACTAAAAGGAAAAGTTTCGAGTTCTTTATTTAAGATGATTATTGGACTTATTATTATGGGAACAGGATTCTTTTTCATGACAGCTGCATCTATGGAGTTTAACTCTGATGGATCTTCTGCAATGTACTGGTTAGTATTGGCATATTTGTTTCATACTATTGGAGAATTATGTATATCGCCTGTGGCATTGTCGTTTATTACAAAATTGGCTCCGGTTAAATATGGAGCATTAATGATGGGGGTATATTTTGCAATGACAGGTTTTGGAAATAAGCTGGCTGGTTTATTAGGAGAATCTGCAGAAAACCTTGGAGAGTTTACCATCTTTACCGGAATAGCCGTTTTTTGTGTGATCTTTGGATTACTCGTTATGGTCTTTAGAAAAAAATTAGAAGTTCTAACGCATGGTGTTGAAGATAGAGAAGGAACTTTACATGAAGAAGCTGAAGGTTTTGAATTAGCTGATAACGCATAAAATATTATCATGATGGTTCAAGACAATTCAAATGACTTTAGTCTATTAGGTCATAAACCCGCATTGTATGTATTGTTTTTTACAGAAATGTGGGAACGCTTTTCGTACTATGGAATGCGCGCAATTTTTGTATTATTTTTAACTTCTACTTTTGCAGAAGGAGGTTGGGAATGGTCTAATGAAAGAGCGCTAGCCCTTTTAGGAACATACACTTCTTTAGTTTATGTAACCCCCGTTATAGGAGGGTGGATTGCCGATAAATTTACAGGATATCAAAAAGCAGTTGCACTAGGTGCTCTGGTAATGACGCTTGGGCATGCTGCAATGGCATTAGAAACAGAAACTACACTATATATAGGTGTAGGACTGTTAATCATAGGTAATGGTTTATTTAAACCAAATATTACATCGATTGTTAGTGGTCTGTATGATAAGTTTCCAGAAAGGAAAGATGGGGCTTTTACCATTTTTTATATGGGTGTAAACTCTGGTGGTTTTATTGGTGTTTTGCTTTGTGGTTTCTTAGGAGAGAACTTAAGTTGGGCATGGGGATTTGGTTTGGCTGGTATTTTTATGATGCTGGGCATGCTGCAATTCTGGTTTGGTAGAAGTATTTTTGAGAATGTAGGAGTAGAACCATCCAAAAAAATAGATTTATCCGATGCTATCGAAAACATGCCAGATGAAGTTGAAGAAAAAGTGCCTGCTCATGTACAAAGAGATCGTTACATTGTTGTAGGGGTCTTAGCATTTTTTGTAGTATTCTTCTGGGCATCTTTTGAGCAAGCCAGTGGATCTATGACTATTTTTGCAAATAAATTTACGCAACGTGTATTGAGTGGAAGTTCTGCATCAATATTTAAAATAGTAGACACATTAATAACGATTGTACCTTTAGGAGTTATCACCTGGGTTTTATTTAAACTGTTTTCACAAACGTTTAAAAAAATATCATTATCCAATATTGTTTTAGGAGTAAGCTTCTTAAGTGTATGGGCAATTGCATTATGGAAACTTTCTGTAATTCTACCACAGAAAACAACTGAAATTCCGGCATCCTGGTTTCTGATTTTGAACTCATTATTTATTATTACACTTGCACCCTTATTTTCTAAAGTATGGGAAAGTAAGTATAACCCTTCTGCCACTGTGAAATTTGGACTAGGAATGATATTATTAGGTGTAGGGTTCGGAATGCTAGCATGGGGTTCTGCATCGATTCCCCAAGGAGCAAAAACTGCATCCGTTAGTTTAGTATGGTTGGTTGTGGCTTACTTACTGCATACTATGGGTGAATTATGTTTATCTCCGGTAGGATTATCCTATGTTTCAAAATTAGTACCAGCAAAAAAAATAGGAATAATGTTTGGTCTATGGTATCTGGCCATTGCTATTGGTAATAAATTAGCTGGTTTTGTTGGTAGTTATATCGATGTGATTGTTAATACATATTCGATGTCTGCTTTCTTTTTAATCTTTACTATAGTACCAATAGCGGTTGGGGTAATACTAATTTTGATTACTTCAAAAATGAAGAAAATGATGCATGGAGTGCATTAATATGTAATAAAATATATAACTTTACTTGCCTCCCAAAGGCAAATGAATTTTTTAATAAGGAATAATTTTTGTTTACGACTAGTTATAAAAATTTAAGATTTATGAAAAACCTACTTTTTATTTTTGGATTTCTATTCTGCTGTTATACTCAAGCACAAGAGATCAATTGGATGTCTATGAATGATGCTCTGGAGGCTCAGAAAAAAGACCCAAAAAAGATCTTTATGGATGTGTATACAGATTGGTGTGGACCTTGTAAACTTCTGGATAAAAGAACTTTCCATAATAAGGATGTAGTTTCCTATGTGAATAAGAACTATTATGCAGTAAAGTTTAATGCAGAAGGAAAAGAAGAAGTAAAATATAATGATTTCACCTATACCAATCCAAATTATAATCCAGATAGGAAAGGAAGGAATAGCCAACATTTTTTTGCAAACGCGCTCAAAATAACTGGATATCCTAGTATGGTATTTTTTGATGAAAAAGGAAATCTTATTGCTCCTGTAGTGGGTTATAAAACACCACAACAGTTGGAGATATATCTTAAAATGATTCATAATAATGATTATAAAAAATTAACCAGTACAGACGCTTGGCAGAAATATGAACAGTCTTTTGTAAGTACTTTCGAAAATTAATACATATTATTATACTTTTAAAAAGCTCCTTTCTAATTACATAATTAGAAAGGAGCTTTTTTTTCAAATGTAACTAGTCACGAAAAAATGCTTTTGTATAGATATTTGTGTATTTTGTCTTGGTTTTGTGTCTTTTTATCGTAAATTGACCGTCATAACATTCAGTATAGAATGTTTTTTGTTTTTGTGAGTGATTTTTCTTTCAAATTCAAATATTTAGAATGATTTTGACATTAAATTTTTTACGCAACTATCTTTTGTACTTGTAGAATTGACTAAATTTAGAGTGCTTTAAGAGGAGATCTTAAATAGAGATAGTACAATTAATTGAAGATCTATTCGTTAGTTAATAATAAACCTAAAATAATACCCAAATCTGATTCAAAAAATGAAAATAAAACTAATCTAGTTTAATACAGTTTTAATACCTACTCTATAAATTGTACTTGCTTTTTTTGATTTTATTTACTCTTTTTTGAATTGTAAACTTACTTATGAAAAAAATACTAGTCATAGCTGTCCCATCTATGTTGTTTATTGTGCTACTTTTTTCTTTTGTTTCAGCCAAACAACCAGAATTACCTCAAGAAGTCCAAACCAGCCAAATATCACATCAAATATCAGAACCACCAGAAGTTCACTTCTCAGACTCGTTTAAGGAGCGATTGGTAGATACTATTCAAGCATATTTTAATAAAGCTATAGATAAGCACCAAATTGTAGGAGCTGCTGTTGCTATTGTAAAATGTGATTCTGTTATTTATTTAGATGGTTATGGTAAAAGGAATGTAGCTTTAAAAGATAAAATCAATAAAGAAACAATCTTTAGAATTGGATCTGTTTCCAAAGGTTTTGCTGGTATACTAACTGGAATTCATGTAGAAGAAGGATTATTAAATTGGGAAGATAAAATTGTGGATTATATTCCTGAATTTCAAATGGCTAGTAAAAAACAAACAAAAAAAGTAACTCTGTCTCATGTGTTGTCACATACTACAGGTTTACCATATCATAGTTTTACCAATCTTGTAGAAGATGGATTGCCAATAACAAGAATTGCAAGCAAATTTAGAGAGGTGGTTACTATTGAACAACCAGGTAATATTTATAGTTATCAAAATGCCGTTTTTGCATTAAGTGGTAAAGTAATAGAACAAGTTACTGGTCAATCTTTGAGAGAAGTTATTCAAAATAAAATTTTTGACCCTTTACAAATGACTTCTGCTTCGGCAAGTTATGAAGCTCTTGAAGAGTCTGATAATGTGGCGCAACCACATCAGCGTATTCGACATGGGTGGCGTTCTACACGTATTAATAAAAAATATTACAATAATGCTATAGCTGCAGGAGGAATTAATGCAAGTATAGCAGATATGGGGAAGTGGATGAAATTTTTGCTTGGGAATAATCCAGAAGTTATGATGCCTAATACAATGCACGCAGTATTTAGCCCAAAAATACAAGTAGGAGGAAGAAGACAGTATTATCAGAGGTGGCCCGGATATTCTAAATCTTTTTATGGTATGGGATGGCGTGTGCATTCTTTTGTAGATACTGATACCAAAGAGTCAAATACTATTGTGCATCATGGAGGGAGTGTCAACAATTACAGAAGCGAAATTGCAATTTACCCTAATGAAGATCTGGGAATTTGTGTGCTTTTTAACAGTCAAAACAAAATGGCAAAAGATTGTATACCTACAATTTATAAAATGATACAAGAAATAATGAATACTCAGAAAGACCCATTGCTCAAAGAGTCTTTAGTATTATTATAAGATTTTTAAAGGATTATTTTAATATAAATGCTCCCTTTTTGTCTGTACGGTGAAAAGGGATTTCTTGTTTTTTACAACTAATTTCCCATTGATTGATATAATTTTTGTAATTGCTCGCATCTGCAACGATTTGTTTTGGATGTAAACTGTCTAGTACTCTATCCAAATGAATTTTTGGAGAACCTGATAAAATAATAATATCTGGATGAAAATTTTTGAGATGATAGATTGAAGTGCTATCAATAACCATAATAGTTTGTTTTTTATATTGATAGATATTTTTTAATTGCATAACAGTATCCAAAGTGGCTTGATTCCTAGTAAGATAATTGCCAAATAAAAAATGTTGGGTTGTTGCTGTAAGAGAATCTTTGCTATAGATTCTAAATTGTTGGTTTTTTAGTATACCCAAAGTGGTGTTACGCTGATTATGAAATACGATTAATTCTTCCATATTTGAAACAATATACTTTTCATATATCATAACAGAGAATAGCATAATTAAAGATATCCCTAGCCAATATGGTTTTCTTTTTTCTTTTTTTTTAAACATCATGACCGAAATAATAATAATCAGATATAAAATAATACACATACAGGTGGAGAAAGGAATGTTTTTAATAACAAAGCCTTCTTGATTGGCTATCCATTCAATAATGATATTCATGACGTCAATACAGTTACCGAATATGGTAGCTATAAACTGGGGAAGAATGCTTAGATAAGCAAGTAGAATAACCAAAATACCAAGCCCGAGAATACCTCCCAAAAAAGGGAGAATGATAAGATTGGAAATAAAAAATAAAAGCGGGAACTGATGAAAATAGAATAATGTGAGCGGTAATAATCCAAGTTGAGCAGCTATGGTGACTGTAAATGTTTCCCAGAGTTTTTTAAGAATATAAAATTTTGGATGATATATTTTTGCCAATAAAGGTTGTATCCATGCTATTGCAAAAACTGCTGCATAACTTAATTGAAACCCAATAGAAAACAATAGTAAGGGGTTAAAACAGATTAATATAAACAAAGAAATGAACAATGAATTATAAATGCTTGTTTTGGATCTAATTTGCATTCCTATAGCAAGAAAAGAAAACATAGTGACAGCTCTAAGTACCGATGGAGATAACCCAGCAATTATAGCAAAACACCAAAGTGATAAAATAGTGAGAATTAATTTGATTATTTTTCCATTTTTATGATATCTGTCAAGAGGTTTCAGGAACAAATTTAA
Proteins encoded:
- a CDS encoding peptide MFS transporter, with translation MANTVKAAHQKELFGHPVGLYILFFTEMWERFSYYGMRAIFVLYLTAKTVDENAGLGWSSGEALALYGWYTMLVYVASIPGGWIADKFLGQKKSVLVGGILLVAGHSILAVEEMWAWYSGLGLIIAGVGMLKPNISTMVGGLYKQGDIRRDKGFTIFYIGINVGAFLSSLIVGYVGEVHGWHYGFGLAGIGMALGLLQYLLGQKYLAGVGNFLGASEKEEDKEAMKKPLTKIEKDRIVVLFISFLLVIVFWGAFEQAGGLMNIYAKEKTNRMLMGWEVPASWFQSLNAMFIIFLGTTIAWYWANRKLKGKVSSSLFKMIIGLIIMGTGFFFMTAASMEFNSDGSSAMYWLVLAYLFHTIGELCISPVALSFITKLAPVKYGALMMGVYFAMTGFGNKLAGLLGESAENLGEFTIFTGIAVFCVIFGLLVMVFRKKLEVLTHGVEDREGTLHEEAEGFELADNA
- a CDS encoding serine hydrolase, which codes for MKKILVIAVPSMLFIVLLFSFVSAKQPELPQEVQTSQISHQISEPPEVHFSDSFKERLVDTIQAYFNKAIDKHQIVGAAVAIVKCDSVIYLDGYGKRNVALKDKINKETIFRIGSVSKGFAGILTGIHVEEGLLNWEDKIVDYIPEFQMASKKQTKKVTLSHVLSHTTGLPYHSFTNLVEDGLPITRIASKFREVVTIEQPGNIYSYQNAVFALSGKVIEQVTGQSLREVIQNKIFDPLQMTSASASYEALEESDNVAQPHQRIRHGWRSTRINKKYYNNAIAAGGINASIADMGKWMKFLLGNNPEVMMPNTMHAVFSPKIQVGGRRQYYQRWPGYSKSFYGMGWRVHSFVDTDTKESNTIVHHGGSVNNYRSEIAIYPNEDLGICVLFNSQNKMAKDCIPTIYKMIQEIMNTQKDPLLKESLVLL
- a CDS encoding thioredoxin fold domain-containing protein — encoded protein: MKNLLFIFGFLFCCYTQAQEINWMSMNDALEAQKKDPKKIFMDVYTDWCGPCKLLDKRTFHNKDVVSYVNKNYYAVKFNAEGKEEVKYNDFTYTNPNYNPDRKGRNSQHFFANALKITGYPSMVFFDEKGNLIAPVVGYKTPQQLEIYLKMIHNNDYKKLTSTDAWQKYEQSFVSTFEN
- a CDS encoding peptide MFS transporter, translating into MVQDNSNDFSLLGHKPALYVLFFTEMWERFSYYGMRAIFVLFLTSTFAEGGWEWSNERALALLGTYTSLVYVTPVIGGWIADKFTGYQKAVALGALVMTLGHAAMALETETTLYIGVGLLIIGNGLFKPNITSIVSGLYDKFPERKDGAFTIFYMGVNSGGFIGVLLCGFLGENLSWAWGFGLAGIFMMLGMLQFWFGRSIFENVGVEPSKKIDLSDAIENMPDEVEEKVPAHVQRDRYIVVGVLAFFVVFFWASFEQASGSMTIFANKFTQRVLSGSSASIFKIVDTLITIVPLGVITWVLFKLFSQTFKKISLSNIVLGVSFLSVWAIALWKLSVILPQKTTEIPASWFLILNSLFIITLAPLFSKVWESKYNPSATVKFGLGMILLGVGFGMLAWGSASIPQGAKTASVSLVWLVVAYLLHTMGELCLSPVGLSYVSKLVPAKKIGIMFGLWYLAIAIGNKLAGFVGSYIDVIVNTYSMSAFFLIFTIVPIAVGVILILITSKMKKMMHGVH
- a CDS encoding ComEC/Rec2 family competence protein; the encoded protein is MLSFSIAICVLGVSWKRSKKMFNKGYFFVIIMVGFFIIFGIALVKIHNPKNYSSHYSNQIDSKEQPYDIGIQFNIKERLKPSFHYNKYIVTTKFVDGKSAHGRILLQVARDSSQNILDIGNTYTTFTVLKRIPGALNPYQFDYAKHLHTQYISHRIIVSPHQVIDNHKIEYSLGYVANQIRKTSNLKLSKYNFSSTQLSIINALLMGQRQDISQDTFNNYRDAGAIHILAVSGLHVGIILLLLNLFLKPLDRYHKNGKIIKLILTILSLWCFAIIAGLSPSVLRAVTMFSFLAIGMQIRSKTSIYNSLFISLFILICFNPLLLFSIGFQLSYAAVFAIAWIQPLLAKIYHPKFYILKKLWETFTVTIAAQLGLLPLTLFYFHQFPLLFFISNLIILPFLGGILGLGILVILLAYLSILPQFIATIFGNCIDVMNIIIEWIANQEGFVIKNIPFSTCMCIILYLIIIISVMMFKKKEKRKPYWLGISLIMLFSVMIYEKYIVSNMEELIVFHNQRNTTLGILKNQQFRIYSKDSLTATTQHFLFGNYLTRNQATLDTVMQLKNIYQYKKQTIMVIDSTSIYHLKNFHPDIIILSGSPKIHLDRVLDSLHPKQIVADASNYKNYINQWEISCKKQEIPFHRTDKKGAFILK